One Curtobacterium sp. MCLR17_007 DNA window includes the following coding sequences:
- a CDS encoding LpqB family beta-propeller domain-containing protein, with product MTRTASRTRRVLAVVLAAVTLVAVSACAAIPTGGPVRTGQSLKDESVSGVDYRPSAPEDGSSQSAILRGFVNAATGAQDNYAVAREFLSDSFAQKWNPRQSTTIRQGDGDVEQVGDRELTYTLTASATVDGDGEYTQAVRPTSSTLTFQFTRQDGQWRISYAPDGIILTPVSFGQVFQAHALYFYDPTYRYLVPDERWFLARSSTSTRIVSALLAGPADWMKGAVLSSFPEGTQLSLNAVTVDNGSAQVDLSQDALRATTVDRVRMREQLARSLSSVATVSSVQITAEGTTFAVPDSSGTSAVVNPDVDPRPLVVDGKAVGYAAPGTGDVAKLASGVGDAVAALSPESVAITASGTDVAVGTDAGVFVVQSGKKPVRLTDSQDLIPPSVDDQGFVWTAQSSNPRTITAWGFRGDQHQVTSTLPDGELVSFQVSRDSTRALALIDTDGGPALYVMAIVRDSDRTPTALGAPVRLQAATGTAVGATWVSDLDVASLGQGPSGPSIVRSTIGGQATTLQKPDGTAKAIAGGSGGALLLLMSDGQVLQSAGGGWDRTGVTASVLGIQR from the coding sequence GCACCGGGCAGAGCCTCAAGGACGAGTCGGTGTCCGGCGTGGACTACCGCCCGAGTGCCCCCGAGGACGGCTCGAGCCAGAGCGCGATCCTGCGCGGGTTCGTGAACGCCGCCACGGGCGCGCAGGACAACTACGCCGTCGCCCGCGAGTTCCTCAGTGACTCGTTCGCCCAGAAGTGGAACCCGCGGCAGAGCACCACGATCCGGCAGGGCGACGGCGACGTCGAACAGGTCGGGGACCGCGAGCTGACCTACACGCTGACGGCGAGCGCGACGGTCGACGGAGACGGCGAGTACACCCAGGCCGTCCGCCCCACCTCGTCGACGCTGACCTTCCAGTTCACCAGGCAGGACGGCCAGTGGCGGATCAGCTACGCGCCGGACGGCATCATCCTCACCCCGGTCAGCTTCGGACAGGTGTTCCAGGCCCACGCCCTGTACTTCTACGACCCGACGTACCGGTACCTGGTGCCCGACGAACGCTGGTTCCTGGCCCGGTCGTCGACGAGCACCCGGATCGTCAGCGCCCTGCTCGCCGGTCCCGCCGACTGGATGAAGGGTGCCGTGCTCTCCTCGTTCCCCGAGGGCACCCAGCTCTCCCTGAACGCCGTGACCGTCGACAACGGCAGCGCGCAGGTCGACCTCTCCCAGGACGCACTCCGAGCGACCACCGTCGACCGCGTGCGGATGCGCGAACAGCTGGCCCGGTCGCTGTCCTCCGTGGCCACCGTGTCGTCGGTCCAGATCACCGCCGAGGGCACCACGTTCGCGGTCCCGGACTCGAGCGGCACCAGCGCGGTCGTCAACCCCGACGTCGACCCCCGGCCCCTCGTCGTGGACGGGAAGGCCGTCGGCTACGCGGCACCCGGCACGGGGGACGTGGCGAAGCTGGCCAGCGGGGTGGGCGACGCCGTCGCAGCGCTGTCCCCCGAGTCCGTCGCGATCACCGCGTCGGGGACCGACGTCGCGGTGGGCACCGACGCCGGGGTCTTCGTCGTGCAGAGCGGGAAGAAGCCCGTGCGCCTCACGGACAGCCAGGACCTCATCCCGCCGTCCGTCGACGACCAGGGCTTCGTCTGGACCGCGCAGTCGTCGAACCCGCGCACCATCACGGCGTGGGGCTTCCGCGGCGACCAGCACCAGGTGACCTCGACGCTGCCCGACGGCGAACTCGTGTCCTTCCAGGTGTCGCGCGACTCGACCAGGGCCCTCGCGCTGATCGACACCGACGGCGGGCCCGCCCTCTACGTGATGGCGATCGTGCGTGACTCGGACCGCACCCCGACGGCACTCGGCGCCCCGGTGCGGCTGCAGGCCGCGACGGGGACCGCCGTCGGGGCGACCTGGGTGAGCGACCTCGACGTGGCGTCGCTCGGCCAGGGCCCGAGCGGGCCGAGCATCGTCCGGTCCACGATCGGCGGCCAGGCGACCACCCTGCAGAAACCGGACGGCACCGCGAAGGCGATCGCGGGCGGCAGCGGGGGAGCGCTGCTGCTGCTGATGTCCGACGGGCAGGTCCTGCAGTCCGCCGGCGGCGGCTGGGACCGGACCGGCGTCACGGCGTCGGTGCTCGGCATCCAGCGCTGA
- a CDS encoding phosphoribosyltransferase family protein produces MTSTPPPSDTRSWWAAVAAVVGLFLPVSCLGCAAPDHALCPRCRADLAARPGRVRLVAGARLDAAFEYEGLVRTLLLELKLRGRVDVATPLGRPTAALVRQALAAAPPGTRVLRVPPSPRGRRRRGFDPVVLLLGRGGVRGTGRLRRVRGRRAVGAGGQKERTALERVDATVGTLRAVGVQGRDVVLVDDVVTTGVTMAEAVRAVRAAGGRVVRCVATASVES; encoded by the coding sequence ATGACATCGACACCGCCCCCGTCCGACACCCGCTCCTGGTGGGCAGCCGTGGCCGCCGTGGTCGGCCTGTTCCTACCCGTCAGCTGTCTGGGCTGTGCGGCACCGGACCACGCGCTCTGCCCGCGGTGCCGCGCGGACCTCGCCGCGCGTCCCGGTCGCGTCCGTCTCGTCGCCGGGGCGCGTCTCGACGCCGCCTTCGAGTACGAGGGACTCGTGCGCACGCTGCTGCTCGAACTGAAGCTGCGCGGTCGGGTCGACGTCGCCACCCCACTCGGACGGCCCACCGCCGCCCTGGTGCGGCAGGCGCTCGCCGCGGCGCCACCGGGCACCCGCGTGCTCCGGGTGCCGCCGTCGCCCCGCGGGCGTCGGCGCCGGGGGTTCGACCCCGTCGTGCTGCTGCTCGGCCGCGGTGGGGTGCGCGGCACGGGCCGGCTGCGACGGGTTCGCGGCCGTCGAGCGGTCGGTGCCGGCGGGCAGAAGGAGCGCACCGCGCTCGAGCGGGTCGACGCCACCGTCGGCACGCTCCGGGCGGTCGGGGTGCAGGGCCGCGACGTCGTGCTCGTCGACGACGTCGTGACGACCGGGGTCACCATGGCCGAGGCCGTCCGTGCGGTCCGGGCCGCGGGCGGGCGGGTGGTGCGGTGCGTCGCGACCGCGAGCGTCGAGTCGTGA
- the raiA gene encoding ribosome-associated translation inhibitor RaiA, with protein sequence MDVTITGRNVGITDRFRTYVEQKSDKIDVLADRALAFEVRISRHHEKSGSSQGEDRVELTLIGPGPLVRAESAASDKYAAFDLALARMSERLRRARDRKKVHRGRHRPTSVAEAAGSAFDGMDVVPADGKLIEDVATGSISVVDEEAREEADEVYSPVVIREKVFEAAPMTVDDALYYMELVGHDFYLFVDAETRRPSVVYRRKGWDYGVIGLDGTDTADASAAAAAQGTPQEAASAIA encoded by the coding sequence ATGGACGTGACGATCACAGGCCGGAACGTCGGGATCACCGACCGATTCCGGACCTACGTCGAGCAGAAGTCCGACAAGATCGACGTGCTCGCCGACCGCGCCCTCGCCTTCGAGGTGCGCATCAGCCGCCACCACGAGAAGAGTGGCAGCAGTCAGGGCGAGGACCGCGTCGAGCTGACGCTGATCGGCCCCGGACCGCTCGTCCGCGCCGAGTCCGCGGCGTCGGACAAGTACGCGGCGTTCGACCTCGCCCTCGCACGGATGTCTGAGCGCTTGCGTCGGGCGCGCGACCGCAAGAAGGTGCACCGCGGGCGTCACCGTCCGACGTCGGTGGCCGAGGCCGCCGGGTCGGCGTTCGACGGGATGGACGTGGTGCCGGCCGACGGCAAGCTCATCGAGGACGTCGCGACGGGGTCGATCAGCGTCGTCGACGAAGAGGCGCGCGAGGAAGCGGACGAGGTCTACTCGCCGGTCGTCATCCGCGAGAAGGTGTTCGAGGCCGCCCCGATGACCGTCGACGACGCGCTCTACTACATGGAGCTCGTCGGACACGACTTCTACCTGTTCGTCGACGCCGAGACCCGTCGACCGAGCGTCGTCTACCGGCGCAAGGGCTGGGACTACGGCGTCATCGGACTCGACGGCACCGACACGGCCGATGCGTCCGCCGCCGCCGCGGCCCAGGGCACGCCGCAGGAAGCCGCCAGCGCGATCGCCTAG